GCGGACAGAAACTGGCTGAAAACATACGGTGAAAGAATGACCAAAGTAAATGCAGATTTTGATAAGCAGAAAAAAGATGCTTTTGCCAAATCTGATACCTTTAAAAAAGAAAAAAATCTACAGCCAAAGGCCGAACAGTTTATTGGAAAATATAACGATCAGTGGTTTGGAGATGTTGAAATTTCTCAGCAGGTAAATACCTACAGAATTTCCTGCCAGAATTCACCAAAACTGAAAGGGGAACTGCTTCCGTATTCCAATAACTCATTTATTGTAAAATGGGACGATAGAAGCTATGATGCCGATGCCTTTATTATTTTCACTTACGATGAAAATGGAAAAGCAGAATCTGCAAAGTTGAAGCCTGTTTCAGATGTTACAGATTTCAGCTTTGATTTTGACGATCTGGATTTGAAAAGAAAATAGACCCGGAAAAATCAAAATTGCTAAGAGAAGGTTTTTATAATCAATCGATATACATCAGTTTATGACGTTATAAATGAATTGTCATTCGTAAGACTTAAAATATTCAATAGGAACGGGCTTTAGCCCGTTTTTTTATTATTTATCCTTAAAATTGGCTTTAGCCGAAATTTATAAAAAAATTATTTCAGGAGACTGAAATCCTGTTCAGCACGTACAAATTCAGAGTTCAAATGTTGTTTTTCAAAGAAATTTTTCAGGTCCAGAAGCCGTTTCTTGGGATTATACTGCAGGCTTGAATTCAATTTCTGCTGGCAAAGTGAACATGCTCTTGCAAAATGATAATCAGTTTCGGAAAGACTGTTTGTTCCGTTCATCACACAGTTGGCATTCAGACAATGGCTGACCCCGAACATATGCCCGATCTCATGGGAACTTATCTTCATTAATCTTTCCAGGCTTTCATTGAAATTAGCATCAGAAAGATAACCATCTGAGAATCTGTACATGGAAGTTACTCCTACACCGTCTTCGTAAGAGGCCAGACCAAAAACATAATTCCATTCAGGTTTGGGAAAAAGATCTTTTTCAGTGATTCCCATGAAAACTACAGCGTCTTTTGGTTTTCTTTTGATCAGAATGCTGTTCAGTACATAGCCTGCCAGAATTTGTTCCTGACCTTCCGTGGATAATCTTTTCACTGTTTTTGGGAAAATAGTATTGGATAAAACGGGAAGTACTTTCGTTTCCAGCTGGAAATATTTACTTAAATATTCCTTGGTAAGTTCAATCTCTTTTTCTTGAAGCTCGTCAAATTCTCCGACAGGCTGAAGATAAATTACATTTTTTCCCGGTACAGGTTTTATTTTCTTCAATCTCTGAAAGTCCTCAAAGGTTTGAAATTTTTCATCATGGGAATATCTCCAGCTGCCAGGCTGGGCTTTAGGGAGCTTAACATCATTTGAAGCAATGGTTTCAATATAAGTTTTCTCCTTTTTTTGACATGAAAAAAAGAATAAGAGAGGGAAGAGGTAAAAAAAGATAGAATTATATTTTCCCCGGCTCATAAAAAAACAGCAGTTTCTTTTTGGCACCGTCAAATTCAGACCATGAATTACAGTCTATCTCGAAACCGGCAACGCCACATGTCGGGAAGTGGAAAATATCTTCAGAAATAGAATTGGCAAAATTGGAAATTCCGTTGTTGTGGGAAAAAAGAGCCACCGAGCTCACGCTGTCATCCAGATCGTAGATTACAGATTCAAAATTTCTTTCCGAGGGATTATAAAGTTTATCTTCAGTAGAGACATTAAGCTGATAGGCCTGGTTAAAAATTTTACACGTATTCAGCGCACGCACTGCCGGGCTGGAAACAAACCGGTCAATAGAAATATTATTGCTTTTCATGAATCTGGACATGTTCATAGCATCCTTCAAACCTTTGTCTGCCAAAGGTCTGTCAAAATCCTCCGTTTCTTCCGGCCAGTCGCTTTTCGCATGTCTTACGAGGATGAGTTTCTTCATATTTTCGTTTTTTGGAAGATTAAAATTATAAAAAAAATAATGGAATAAAACATGATTTTTATAAAAAAGCTGCGTGATGAATAAAATCATTAAATTTTACTAAATTTGCACACTTATGGGACAGATCCTTGCAATAGACTATGGAAAGGCACGCTGTGGTATTGCTGTAACTGATGATATGCAGATTATTGCAAGCAGCCTGGATACCGTTGAAACACGTTTTTTGATGGAGTTTTTAAAAAAATATTTCACCGAAAATAAAGTGGATGATGTGGTAGTAGGCCTTCCGACAGATTTGAAAGGAAATGTTTCCGAAGTGGAGACGGATATCTTAAAATTCATTGAAGAATTTCACAAAGAATTTCCCGGTATCACAGTCCACCGTTTAGATGAAAGATTTACCTCTAAAATGGCTTCTTTTTTTATTTCCCAGAGCGGGAAAAGCAAGAAAAAGAGACAGGAAAAAGGATTAATAGATAAAGTAAGCGCAACAATTATATTGCAGAATTTTTTAGAACAAAGAATAAGATGATTTTACCGATAAGAGCTTTTGGTGATCCTGTTTTGAGAAAAGTAGGAAAAGATATAGAAAAAGATTATCCAGGTTTACAGGAACTTATAGATAATATGTTCGAAACGATGTACAGTGCAAACGGTATAGGGCTGGCTGCACCGCAGATCGGGCTGGACCTTCGCCTGTTCGTAATTGATGTAACTCCGCTTGCAGAGGATGAAGATTATGAAGACATCAAAGATGAACTGGCTGAATTTAAAAAAGTTTTCATTAATGCCAGAATCCTTGAAGAATCCGGTGAAGAATGGAAATTCAATGAAGGATGCCTTTCAATTCCTGATGTAAGAGAAGATGTAAAGAGAAAGGGAACTATCCTTATTGAATATTATGACGAAAATTTTGTGAAACATACAGAAACTTTTTCCGATATTAGAGCCCGCGTAATTCAGCATGAGTATGATCATATTGAAGGAGTGCTGTTTACCGACCATTTAAGTGCTTTGAAGAAAAAACTGGTAAAAGGCAAACTGACGAAAATCTCCCAGGGCGATGTAAGTATCGGTTACAAAATGAGATTTCCAAAGTAATTTGAACAACGATTAAAAACAAAAATAATACAAAGCAAAAAGCCCAGTGCCTATTGCAGAATTTACAAAAAATAAAATTATGCTGTTAGAAAAAATAATTTC
Above is a genomic segment from Chryseobacterium shigense containing:
- a CDS encoding archaemetzincin, which codes for MSRGKYNSIFFYLFPLLFFFSCQKKEKTYIETIASNDVKLPKAQPGSWRYSHDEKFQTFEDFQRLKKIKPVPGKNVIYLQPVGEFDELQEKEIELTKEYLSKYFQLETKVLPVLSNTIFPKTVKRLSTEGQEQILAGYVLNSILIKRKPKDAVVFMGITEKDLFPKPEWNYVFGLASYEDGVGVTSMYRFSDGYLSDANFNESLERLMKISSHEIGHMFGVSHCLNANCVMNGTNSLSETDYHFARACSLCQQKLNSSLQYNPKKRLLDLKNFFEKQHLNSEFVRAEQDFSLLK
- the ruvX gene encoding Holliday junction resolvase RuvX; the protein is MGQILAIDYGKARCGIAVTDDMQIIASSLDTVETRFLMEFLKKYFTENKVDDVVVGLPTDLKGNVSEVETDILKFIEEFHKEFPGITVHRLDERFTSKMASFFISQSGKSKKKRQEKGLIDKVSATIILQNFLEQRIR
- a CDS encoding SixA phosphatase family protein, whose protein sequence is MKKLILVRHAKSDWPEETEDFDRPLADKGLKDAMNMSRFMKSNNISIDRFVSSPAVRALNTCKIFNQAYQLNVSTEDKLYNPSERNFESVIYDLDDSVSSVALFSHNNGISNFANSISEDIFHFPTCGVAGFEIDCNSWSEFDGAKKKLLFFYEPGKI
- the def gene encoding peptide deformylase, yielding MILPIRAFGDPVLRKVGKDIEKDYPGLQELIDNMFETMYSANGIGLAAPQIGLDLRLFVIDVTPLAEDEDYEDIKDELAEFKKVFINARILEESGEEWKFNEGCLSIPDVREDVKRKGTILIEYYDENFVKHTETFSDIRARVIQHEYDHIEGVLFTDHLSALKKKLVKGKLTKISQGDVSIGYKMRFPK